A genomic region of Oculatellaceae cyanobacterium contains the following coding sequences:
- a CDS encoding AbrB/MazE/SpoVT family DNA-binding domain-containing protein yields MAESREQTEVRVGPQGRVVIPAEIRRVLGLEIGAMLIARIEDGRLVLEKRENILARLRSRFAQIPKEVSLAEQLIAERLQATRQASQQ; encoded by the coding sequence ATGGCAGAAAGTCGAGAACAAACTGAAGTGCGTGTTGGCCCCCAGGGGCGAGTAGTGATCCCTGCTGAAATCCGTCGAGTCCTGGGTTTAGAAATAGGTGCGATGCTAATTGCTCGTATTGAAGATGGACGGCTGGTACTCGAAAAGCGAGAAAATATCTTAGCGCGGCTGCGATCGCGGTTCGCTCAGATTCCCAAAGAAGTCAGTCTAGCAGAGCAACTGATTGCTGAACGCCTTCAAGCAACTCGACAGGCAAGTCAACAATAG
- a CDS encoding alpha/beta fold hydrolase, translating to MKIRLIKAFSIALSFSICSTIFPPQAYSQTEVEPSPSSNLVVDGIPKIPASLIQKVGQYSNFRYSSFSSWHPTKLQMLIATRIGNTTQAYQVDSPGSSLKQLTDFPDAVGNVSYEPRQGNYFIFSKAIGGNEAFQFYRYDEEDGKITLLTDGKSRNTHFTWSNRDSRIAYASTKRNGKDVDIYIMNPTDPQTDRLLMQVQGGGWIPLSWSPDDKKILVREGISASESYLWIVDVATGEKTLITPKRGTEKIVYGDAQFSKDGKGIYVTTDRDSEFLRLAYIDIATKQVTLLTKRINWDVEDFAVSQNGKTIAFVTNEDGISRLHLLDTSPRKEKPVPKVPVGVISNLRWHKNGKELGFNFVSARSTPDAYSLNLQTGKLFRWTKSDTGGVNTQNFSYPELVRWKSFDGKVISGFLYKAPASFKGKRPVLIDIHGGPELQARPIFINRANYYLNELGVNIIFPNIRGSSGYGKTFLKLANGLKREDAYKDLGALLDWIKTRPELDANRVLVGGTSYGGYMSLSVAAFYSDRIRAAQSVAGMSNLVSFLENTGGYRQDLRRAQYGDERDPKVREFLERISPINNAHKIKKPLFIVQGGNDPRVPKSEAEQMVAKVKSNNIPVWYLLAQDEGHGFVKKKNSDFQFYSTVMFVQQYLLDSPIANSTPKSIRISKTAR from the coding sequence ATGAAAATTAGGTTAATAAAAGCTTTCTCAATTGCACTTAGCTTCAGTATTTGTTCAACTATTTTTCCCCCTCAAGCTTATAGTCAAACAGAGGTAGAACCTAGTCCCAGTAGTAATTTAGTTGTTGATGGTATTCCTAAAATACCAGCTTCTCTTATCCAGAAAGTAGGGCAATACAGTAATTTTCGTTACTCTAGCTTTTCTTCTTGGCATCCAACAAAATTACAAATGTTGATTGCTACCCGTATTGGCAATACAACACAAGCTTATCAAGTAGATTCTCCTGGTAGCAGTCTCAAGCAATTGACTGATTTTCCTGATGCTGTTGGCAATGTATCGTATGAGCCACGCCAAGGTAATTATTTCATTTTCAGTAAAGCTATCGGTGGTAATGAGGCTTTTCAGTTTTATCGCTACGATGAAGAGGACGGGAAGATTACCTTACTAACAGATGGTAAGTCACGAAACACACACTTTACTTGGTCAAATCGGGACTCGCGCATTGCTTATGCTTCGACCAAACGAAATGGTAAAGATGTCGATATCTATATTATGAACCCTACCGATCCTCAAACAGATCGGCTGCTCATGCAGGTGCAAGGTGGTGGATGGATACCTTTAAGCTGGTCGCCAGATGATAAAAAAATTCTTGTGCGAGAAGGCATTTCTGCTTCCGAAAGCTACCTATGGATTGTTGATGTAGCTACTGGAGAAAAAACCTTAATAACACCTAAACGAGGAACTGAGAAAATTGTTTACGGAGATGCTCAGTTTAGCAAAGACGGTAAAGGGATATATGTTACTACAGATCGAGATTCAGAGTTTCTGCGGCTTGCATATATAGATATTGCCACTAAGCAAGTTACCTTGTTAACGAAACGTATAAATTGGGATGTTGAGGACTTTGCTGTTTCACAAAATGGCAAGACCATAGCTTTTGTAACTAATGAAGATGGTATTTCACGCCTACATTTGTTAGATACGTCGCCCAGAAAAGAGAAACCAGTACCCAAAGTTCCTGTTGGTGTTATTTCCAATCTTCGCTGGCATAAAAATGGAAAAGAACTCGGATTTAACTTTGTATCTGCTCGTTCTACCCCTGATGCTTATTCGTTAAACCTTCAAACTGGAAAGTTATTCAGGTGGACAAAGAGTGATACAGGTGGAGTTAATACACAAAACTTTTCTTATCCTGAACTTGTGCGATGGAAAAGCTTTGATGGCAAGGTGATTTCGGGGTTTCTGTACAAAGCACCTGCTTCATTTAAGGGTAAGCGCCCAGTATTGATTGATATTCATGGTGGCCCAGAATTGCAAGCACGTCCAATTTTTATTAATCGTGCTAATTATTACTTGAACGAGTTGGGGGTTAATATTATTTTCCCCAATATTCGTGGTTCTTCAGGGTATGGTAAAACATTTCTCAAACTGGCTAATGGATTAAAGCGAGAAGATGCTTATAAGGATCTAGGTGCGCTTCTTGATTGGATTAAAACTCGTCCAGAACTTGATGCTAATCGCGTGCTGGTTGGCGGTACTAGCTACGGTGGCTATATGAGTTTATCAGTTGCAGCATTTTATAGCGATCGCATTCGTGCTGCCCAGTCCGTTGCTGGTATGTCAAATTTAGTTTCTTTTCTAGAAAATACTGGCGGTTATCGGCAAGATTTACGTCGCGCCCAATATGGTGATGAACGAGATCCCAAAGTCCGAGAGTTTTTGGAGAGAATTTCACCTATTAATAATGCTCATAAAATTAAAAAACCTTTGTTTATTGTTCAAGGTGGTAACGATCCGCGCGTACCAAAAAGTGAAGCTGAACAAATGGTGGCAAAAGTTAAATCTAATAACATACCTGTTTGGTACTTATTGGCACAAGATGAAGGACATGGATTTGTCAAAAAGAAAAATTCTGATTTCCAGTTTTATTCAACAGTGATGTTTGTCCAACAATATTTGCTTGACTCGCCTATTGCTAATAGTACGCCTAAATCAATACGTATCAGCAAGACTGCACGTTAA